Proteins encoded in a region of the Armatimonadota bacterium genome:
- a CDS encoding hypothetical protein (possible pseudo, frameshifted), translating to MFSNLFIGLIRAGEVGGVLEESLQRLAAFLEADVALRRKVRAAMTYPTIVVIAALAIVIGLVTFILPKFFDVFKDLGIKEFPVMTQMLMDFSHFLTSRWYVMIAIVVLVVIAFRMFVRTRIGRRLYDRLKLKLPVFGPLNHKIALARFSRTLSTLLSSGVPILQALETVAGTVANEIIAEAVMEARARIREGDRIGPPLEKSGMFPPMVVHMISIGEESGALDQMLSKVADFYESEVESTLQSLTSAIEPVLIVLLGGMVGFIVISLLLPLITAVQSLAGGQGGAEGGGG from the coding sequence GTGTTCTCCAACCTGTTCATCGGCTTGATACGCGCCGGAGAAGTGGGTGGTGTTTTGGAGGAAAGCCTGCAGCGTCTGGCGGCGTTCCTCGAGGCGGACGTGGCGCTGCGCCGCAAAGTGCGCGCTGCCATGACCTACCCCACTATCGTGGTGATTGCCGCACTGGCAATCGTCATCGGGCTGGTGACCTTTATCCTGCCCAAGTTCTTTGACGTGTTTAAGGACCTGGGCATCAAAGAGTTCCCTGTGATGACACAGATGCTGATGGACTTCAGCCACTTCCTCACCAGCCGATGGTACGTGATGATTGCCATCGTGGTGCTGGTGGTCATCGCCTTCCGCATGTTCGTGCGCACGCGCATCGGACGGAGGCTCTACGACCGCCTGAAACTGAAGTTACCCGTCTTCGGGCCGCTCAACCACAAAATCGCGCTGGCGCGGTTCTCGCGCACGCTGAGCACCCTGCTTAGCTCCGGCGTACCTATCCTGCAGGCGCTGGAGACCGTTGCCGGAACGGTAGCCAATGAGATTATCGCCGAAGCGGTGATGGAAGCGCGTGCTCGTATCCGCGAGGGCGATCGCATCGGACCGCCTCTGGAGAAAAGCGGTATGTTCCCGCCGATGGTGGTGCACATGATTTCCATCGGCGAGGAGTCGGGTGCGCTGGACCAGATGCTGTCCAAAGTGGCGGACTTCTACGAGTCCGAAGTGGAGTCCACCCTGCAATCGCTCACGTCGGCGATTGAGCCGGTGCTCATCGTGCTGCTGGGCGGTATGGTGGGCTTCATCGTCATCTCGTTGTTGCTACCGCTGATTACGGCAGTGCAGAGCCTCGCCGGCGGACAGGGCGGTGCCGAAGGCGGCGGCGGATAA